From Pseudoalteromonas rubra, one genomic window encodes:
- the ihfA gene encoding integration host factor subunit alpha, with amino-acid sequence MALTKADIAEHLFEKLGINKKDAKDLVEAFFEEIRSALESGEQVKLSGFGNFDLRDKKERPGRNPKTGEDIPISARRVVTFRPGQKLKTRVEVGTSKNL; translated from the coding sequence ATGGCGCTTACTAAAGCCGACATAGCTGAACACCTATTTGAGAAATTGGGGATAAATAAAAAGGATGCCAAAGACTTAGTTGAAGCGTTTTTTGAAGAAATCCGCTCAGCGCTGGAAAGTGGAGAGCAGGTAAAGCTGTCCGGTTTTGGTAATTTCGACCTGCGTGATAAAAAAGAACGCCCTGGTCGTAACCCTAAAACTGGTGAAGACATTCCCATCTCGGCACGCCGTGTTGTAACTTTCAGACCTGGTCAGAAGTTAAAAACACGTGTAGAAGTGGGAACCAGCAAAAACCTGTGA
- a CDS encoding EAL domain-containing protein, with protein MTNRIKNICVAWLISSLLFGSLAIFVYVQQKEAAKQSVQAASELIRQELDSQLHNIDVFLKHAERLDETCDAHTISLMREQVFVNPALSEIGIVDEYGRLLCNSFGRLTPPVQTTEPIKQPGLRYHGPIITDFLQVPAFVLARTRNDGFEVNALLPTSWLSDTLDITRHKNLVFIALLDGESGVPIFLRGKYTLPLGETIFPMTDVLEFEGHFDDGTQKYIFARPLAALPQLTIMVASDAKRLSTIQPVWLLTLLLLYCGSLVGLTMLLNHYDSRVLSSRALLLGAINKQELFNVYQPLVDATTREVVGVEVLIRWQHPVEGELSPAYFVPEAERDGSILDLSIYQIERALTELRAILQSKPHFKVSFNVNGYLLTCADYLEVLHKANQNIPKLTIELTERDVLSQAQIHSVLQSLVDSGVEIAIDDFGTGYSGLHYLQSFPIDLLKIDQTFVASIGMDNLQSPVLNAMIEMAAKLDKKLIAEGVETAHQAEYLSRQGVCVHQGWYYYMAMPIQKLKEVC; from the coding sequence TTGACTAATCGTATAAAAAATATCTGTGTTGCGTGGTTGATAAGTTCTCTGCTATTTGGCTCTTTGGCGATTTTTGTCTACGTGCAACAGAAAGAAGCCGCAAAGCAATCCGTTCAGGCCGCCTCCGAATTGATCCGACAGGAGCTAGATTCGCAGCTTCATAATATTGATGTCTTTTTAAAACATGCAGAGCGCCTCGATGAAACATGTGACGCTCATACTATCTCTTTAATGCGAGAGCAGGTATTCGTTAATCCTGCATTGAGTGAGATTGGCATCGTCGATGAATATGGCCGATTACTGTGTAACTCATTTGGCCGCCTGACGCCCCCGGTACAAACCACAGAGCCCATAAAACAACCCGGCTTGAGGTATCATGGCCCAATCATTACTGACTTTTTGCAAGTCCCTGCGTTTGTGCTGGCGCGCACACGCAATGATGGATTTGAAGTTAATGCCTTACTACCAACCAGCTGGTTAAGTGATACCTTAGATATTACCCGGCATAAAAACCTGGTTTTCATTGCTTTGCTCGATGGTGAGTCCGGCGTGCCCATATTTTTGCGTGGCAAATACACTTTACCTTTGGGCGAGACGATATTTCCCATGACGGATGTACTGGAGTTTGAAGGGCATTTTGACGATGGCACGCAGAAATATATCTTTGCACGGCCGCTTGCTGCTTTGCCACAACTGACCATTATGGTGGCCAGCGATGCAAAACGACTGTCTACCATCCAGCCTGTGTGGTTGTTAACCCTGTTGCTTTTATATTGTGGCTCATTGGTGGGGCTCACTATGTTGCTTAACCACTATGACAGCCGGGTATTGAGTAGCCGGGCATTGTTGCTTGGGGCTATCAATAAGCAGGAACTATTTAATGTCTATCAGCCTCTGGTAGATGCAACGACTCGGGAAGTTGTTGGGGTTGAAGTGCTGATCCGCTGGCAGCACCCTGTGGAGGGGGAGCTTAGCCCGGCCTATTTCGTTCCCGAAGCGGAGCGCGATGGCAGTATTCTTGATCTGTCGATTTATCAGATAGAAAGAGCGCTGACTGAATTGCGTGCAATTTTACAAAGTAAACCTCACTTCAAGGTGTCGTTTAACGTTAACGGTTATTTGTTGACTTGCGCAGACTACCTTGAAGTGTTGCACAAAGCGAACCAGAATATCCCGAAACTCACCATAGAGCTGACAGAGCGTGACGTGTTATCTCAGGCACAAATACACTCCGTTCTTCAGTCATTGGTAGACTCAGGGGTCGAGATCGCGATAGACGACTTTGGTACCGGTTACAGTGGTTTGCATTATCTGCAGAGTTTTCCAATCGATCTGTTGAAGATAGACCAGACCTTTGTTGCCTCTATTGGTATGGATAACCTGCAGTCCCCTGTACTTAATGCGATGATAGAGATGGCAGCTAAGCTTGATAAAAAGCTGATTGCAGAGGGCGTAGAAACGGCGCATCAGGCAGAGTATTTATCCCGTCAGGGTGTGTGTGTGCACCAGGGTTGGTACTATTATATGGCGATGCCAATTCAGAAGCTTAAAGAGGTTTGCTAA
- a CDS encoding alpha-glucosidase family protein — MAHNEWWKGAVIYQVYPRSFCDTNNDGIGDLQGIISKLDYIKSLGVDAIWISPFFKSPMKDFGYDISDYRDIDPMFGNLDDFDELIDKAHQRNIKIIIDQVLSHTSDEHAWFSESRANQTNGKADWYVWADAKPDGSPPNNWLSIFGGVAWQWDSRRCQYYLHNFLTEQPDLNFHNPEVRQAVLDNVEFWLKKGVDGFRLDAINFCFHDQQLRDNPAKPKELRQGRGFSEDNPYAFQYHYYNNTQPENLAFMAEIRTLLDRYPGTVSLGEISSEDSLQTMAEYTSGGDKLHMGYSFELLTKDYSASYIRETVSRLEAVMTEGWPCWAFSNHDVERVASRWSKDGKTVDARQASMLTALLGSLRGSVCMYQGEELGLGEADVAFEDLQDPYGITFWPNFKGRDGCRTPMPWHTELEHAGFSEGKPWLPVSPAHLPQAVSQQADLEDSILARYQAFMAWRNTMPELQVGDIEFIDSPEPMLAFYRHYQGKTVLCAFNLSDQPAQLELNSSHHAQHQELVHHNGRYEQGQLSLPGYGCYFASL, encoded by the coding sequence ATGGCTCATAATGAATGGTGGAAAGGCGCGGTTATCTATCAGGTATACCCCCGCAGCTTTTGCGATACCAATAATGATGGAATTGGCGATCTTCAGGGGATCATTAGCAAGCTCGATTACATTAAGTCGCTCGGCGTAGATGCCATCTGGATCTCGCCATTTTTCAAGTCTCCTATGAAAGACTTCGGCTATGATATCAGCGACTACCGTGATATTGACCCAATGTTTGGTAACCTTGATGACTTTGATGAATTAATCGACAAGGCACATCAACGTAATATTAAGATCATTATTGATCAGGTACTTAGCCACACTTCAGATGAACATGCCTGGTTTAGCGAAAGCCGTGCCAACCAAACAAACGGCAAAGCTGACTGGTACGTTTGGGCGGATGCTAAGCCTGATGGCAGCCCCCCAAACAACTGGCTGTCTATCTTTGGTGGTGTTGCATGGCAGTGGGACTCTCGCCGTTGTCAGTACTATCTCCATAACTTTTTGACTGAGCAACCGGATTTGAACTTCCACAATCCTGAAGTACGTCAGGCGGTTCTGGATAATGTCGAATTCTGGCTGAAAAAAGGTGTTGACGGTTTCCGCCTGGATGCCATTAACTTTTGCTTCCATGATCAACAGTTGCGTGACAATCCTGCAAAGCCAAAGGAATTACGTCAGGGGCGTGGTTTTAGCGAAGACAACCCTTATGCATTTCAGTACCATTATTACAACAATACCCAGCCGGAAAACCTCGCGTTTATGGCAGAGATCCGCACCCTGCTCGACCGCTACCCTGGCACGGTCAGTCTGGGAGAGATTTCATCCGAGGATTCTCTTCAAACCATGGCTGAGTATACCTCCGGCGGTGATAAGCTGCACATGGGCTACAGCTTTGAGTTACTGACCAAAGACTACAGTGCAAGCTACATTCGTGAAACCGTCTCTCGCCTTGAAGCAGTCATGACCGAAGGCTGGCCATGTTGGGCGTTCAGTAACCACGACGTAGAACGCGTTGCAAGCCGCTGGTCTAAAGACGGTAAAACCGTTGACGCACGCCAAGCGAGCATGCTCACCGCGTTATTGGGGTCATTGCGTGGCAGTGTATGTATGTACCAGGGCGAAGAACTGGGCCTGGGTGAAGCCGATGTCGCATTTGAAGATTTACAGGATCCTTATGGCATTACGTTCTGGCCGAACTTTAAGGGACGTGATGGCTGTCGCACACCCATGCCCTGGCATACCGAGCTTGAGCATGCAGGCTTCAGCGAAGGAAAACCCTGGTTGCCAGTATCACCGGCACATCTGCCACAAGCGGTTTCTCAGCAAGCTGACTTGGAAGATTCTATTTTGGCGCGTTATCAGGCATTTATGGCATGGCGGAATACAATGCCAGAATTGCAGGTGGGAGATATCGAGTTCATAGATAGCCCGGAGCCTATGCTCGCATTTTATCGACATTATCAGGGTAAAACCGTGCTATGCGCGTTTAACCTGAGTGATCAGCCTGCTCAGCTCGAACTGAACAGTAGCCACCATGCGCAACATCAGGAGTTAGTCCATCATAATGGTCGCTATGAACAAGGCCAGCTGTCCCTGCCCGGATATGGCTGTTACTTTGCCTCATTATAA